Part of the Capsicum annuum cultivar UCD-10X-F1 chromosome 12, UCD10Xv1.1, whole genome shotgun sequence genome is shown below.
CTAATTCACCTTTCATCTGAGGTCGTAGTATGTTCCAAAGGTTGGGTTGTTGTCACATGAAAACGATACATGAGTTGGATTCAGAATATCGTGAGGCAGTTTAGTTCATATCTGGTGTGGACGTTAAAATATTAAGAGAACCTTCATAAGTCAGAATATTGTGAGACGGTTTGGTTTATATCTGGTGTGGACGTTAAAACATTAAGAGTAATTTTTTCTAGTACAAGATGATCGGAAAGGATGCACTTAGGTACAATTTTCGTTTTCAACTTCTAATTAAAACAAACTAGAAGTCTTATTTTTTGGTGAGATAAATTGCTCTTtcttatatatagaaaaaactaGATAATATAGAGTTTATGATTTATGTACTAAacgtatatttttatttttatttttaatttgcacTATAAATCTAAGTTGACTTACATTAATAGATAGGTAGTTGATCTGAAATCTGATTTGATAgcttaaaaaagaaaaggataccTACAAACGGATTAAATtgcacttaaaatattttaaaatatttgaattatcaaTGTATATAAATTAAATTGGAAACCAAGTGAATGACGAGCTAAAgtgcttaaaaaaaaaaaaagcatcatGGTGCACTAAAACTCTTATAATGCGTGGGGTCCGGTGAAAGGTCGGACCACAAGGATCGATGTACGCAGTCTCACCTTTACATATCTACAAGAGGCTATTTATACAGCTTGAAACCATGACCTCTTGatcacatgacaataactttTTCAATTACGAGCAAAAGTGGTTGGAATTGAGAAATAGGTTAACATTAGATTGACATATACAGAGTTTAATTATTATGAATGGGATGTGATAACTGTTAATTTTTCACAAAATGAATAGTTATGAACATTTATTTTAGAACAAAAAGAATACAAGTAGCACAAGAACCTTCAACTACACATTCAGGATCTTGAAATAGCTTTGCCAACATCTTCTTTCACGATGCCGAGAAATCTGCTGTTTCAGCTTCGAAATTCTAGTATAACGGACTTGTCCCTTTACTCTATTTCGCGGCCACAACATCTTGAGGAAGTGACTCTAAATCATTAAATCTGCGCGGACGCAACAAGTAATGTAAACTAGTCATACATCATCAGTCCTAAAAGTTTGTTAAGTATTGTACTACAACGACCAGCATATATATTCATTCATACCGAACATCACTCAAGCCAGGATAGATTGCTATGGCTTCTTTGAAATCCTGTGAAGCATGATAATGTGTCAACATAATAATATCGATTTACATTAAGCATGAGAGTCGATGGTATTGATATCTTTGTACGTTACCTGATCGATCTGCAGTAGATGAAGTGTAGGTTATCACACATGACATCCCAACACCACTTGCAGCCTGCGAAATTGGTTAAGCACAACTATAAATGAACGATGTTACTCAGGCAAACACAGCTGGTATTCATGTTCTAATGAACAGTGAATTTCAGATAACCGGACCCTAACAATATTATCATTGCTCAACCACATAACGCGGAGGCAATGGTATTCTGATGAGGCTGAACTACAAAAAAGTGGACTAATGAACCGCTCTACCACATTTTATAAGATCAAAACGAACCCTCTCAAAAGAGCGTTAAAACATAAGAACAACCAAACAATTGCTTTCTGACACACCAAGTTTCTGCCAAAAACCAAACCGAATGTCAAAAGAAATACGGTAGATGTTATAATACACAGCATGcaagttcatatatataaaatactaatCACCTTGGCAGCTgtaatataatgtatattgaaggATCAGGCTTTTTTCCTTTTACATCATCACCTGAAAATTACGaaacaaaaatatattactaCTAAATTCATAGAGGCCACTGAAAGTTAATTAGTATCCTACTGACCAAAATCATTTAATCTTATaagatagtagtagtagtttCTAAATTCTCCATCCTCTTGTTTGTCAGCAAAACAAAATTCTCCGGCTTCCTGACCCTCGTAACAGGTTTTATTTACTAACCTACACTAGTAAAGGATGCTTTGGGGCCATAGTATAATATAACGGACAAGCTTTGTTAACGTCTTACATAAGATACTTGTAAGTAATTTCGGAGTTCTGTAGAAGCTGACTAGTTTGAATGCACAGTAGTTACTTGCTTATCTTAACTTGCAGATAGTCATTTCCCACAGAATCAAACGTAACTAGCCAACAATAATTTGTAATAAGCTTCATAAGCTGCAACTGATTTCAACCGTATCCAGTGAGAAGTAAATTGACTTTTAACATCTCGATATTTTCTGTATCTATGAAGGACCGGGGTTGATACAATTGTTGCAAGCATATTGTTGTTACCAGGTAGTTCTGCTTCTCTGTACTTATCAACTAGTTATGAAAGGCATAGATAGTATAAACCATTAAAAGTAGTCCAGACAAAGATACCTGCAAGGAAGCAATCAACACCATGGAACTGatcctaaaagaagaaatttgCACAAACGATTAACCATGTTCAACAAGAAATAGAAACGAAAAGCAGAAGACTTACAAGTCCTATAAGATTCTCAAGACACAGTATAACTGGACTTTTGGgatgtgattgttgaatgaatgtatgtAATAATGAATTGCGTCGATTCTCAATTTGTATACATTATATGCAATAACTTTACTAAAGTAACTCGTGACAattgattgttgaatgaatgtacgttaTAATGAATTGCGTCTACAATAGTGAGAAAGTTTGATTGATGTATAGCCGTAATATTGAATCAATGTATGTTTTGTGTTGCCGTAATTGTTGATTCAACGTTTCTTTGTAATTGAATACATTTTGATTTTTTCATGGACATAGGAAACACAAAGAATTGTTTTAGGTAGATACAATTTATTATTGTCATAATTAAGAAATTAGTTTCAATCGTAAGTCGGCGTAGACCACGAATATTATCCGTCATATTACGAACTATTGTTTCTTAATATTGCGTAATGTGATTTTTAATGTATTAGGTAGCACATGTGTGGCTGTAAATATTTCGCTGATTTATGAATAGTTGGAATTTTAAATAATGTGACATAATATAATCCaaaattcaaacataatatcCGAACAAAAATACTATGGACTATCAATTTTCCAACGTTATATCAAACGTTGTTGAATTCACTCTTtatgtgattgttgaatgaatgtacgtcatgaaGCACGACAATTCTCAATTTGTCGTACTTATATCAAATgctattattaaattaactcttGACGAGGGATTGTCgaatgaatgtacgtcatgaaTTGCGTCGACTCTCAATTTGTTaacattatataaaaatttacTATATTCTCTTGCAACacgtgattgttgaatgaatgtacgtggTGAGTTGCGTtgactattaattttttaatgttgtATCAAACGCTGTTGAATTCACTCTTTATGTGAAATCATATAGTTTCTAATAATTTATTACGAATTACATTACTTCATATAAAACATATTAATTTATTACGTCTTACCAAAAGTAATATAGTTCATAATAAATTACTATTACAAACTATATAAATAACTCACTAGCCCCTGTCCCATCAAATTTATGataattcatggatttcaattatCACCCTTCCTATTTATTATCCCTCTTCTTTCATCACTTCCAATTAAAAAGAGAATCATTTTACTAGTTCTACTTTATCTACTTATTTCTAACTCCATGAATTATAATAGGAGACTTGTTTGTGCATGTGGGTCTCCTCCGATTGTGAGAATTTCATGGTCGTATGACAATCCTAGACGTAGATTTCTcagttgtatgcattatggtgtacataatttttatattctatcttcgtttttaatttattttttgtagcaaatatattttataactttatttTCTGTGAATTATAGTCTCTATTTTGAACTAGT
Proteins encoded:
- the LOC124889545 gene encoding haloacid dehalogenase-like hydrolase domain-containing protein At4g39970, which gives rise to MTNFIQVHGYPTDYKLEFSITLTRSYMNLDGVDQFHGVDCFLAGDDVKGKKPDPSIYIILQLPRNLAASGVGMSCVITYTSSTADRSGNDFKEAIAIYPGLSDVRFNDLESLPQDVVAAK